The following are encoded together in the Planococcus antarcticus DSM 14505 genome:
- a CDS encoding ABC1 kinase family protein has protein sequence MNFLIMLLELLAVVLFIYYVSGRLMGSKINFTKRILSVLLGVSLTTFVYWYSYLRYTDFLTENIGFAVADASAIIWIGSMLLISMLFYLFFELFDPIELGERGERITGQKFIIQRLRHRWRRQKRLSQVLEIAVRNGFSRTIRYARHRESNRDFAIAFRDTLEQSGGIFIKFGQVLSTRTELFSPVFIEELETLQQDVKPLTSDQVTLILKNSLSTSVEDVFSEFNMDPLAAGSIGQVHQAVLRKTQEDVVVKLLRPEVKGSMRNDLDILVEFADWVASKSKWAENIGFRELAIGFANGLREEINFEIETRNTIQVANALKKSDYPVKIPHVYREYSNANLIVMQYFKGKSVSRGQAVFDHFQVGPKEFGRIVLFSFFEQMLFSGIFHADPHPGNIFIDEQDGQPILLDFGAVGRLAAPQQDGLNLFIIGVQQNDAEVICDAINALVEDNSQIDRQKLEQAVGQLLLKISYVDKIQTEELIHSMFDIVREFGLAFYPSVGMALRSLISLDSTLHTIDPKFDMFTEAKVFAKKYKTAVLKKPFKEPRETKQKIEEELALLIPELMKLPKRADQLIQRIEGGKMILHHDVFSDKHNANFVLQLFSRFVLLFSGITFGLISAALLAIAQFINTAYAVYLNTAAYTGLFLCVILLVRLSIQAIRDMKRSTT, from the coding sequence ATGAACTTTTTGATTATGTTACTGGAACTGCTGGCAGTGGTCTTATTTATTTATTACGTAAGCGGTCGTTTGATGGGTTCTAAGATCAATTTCACCAAAAGAATCCTTTCTGTCCTGTTGGGAGTCAGTTTAACGACTTTCGTTTATTGGTATTCTTATTTACGCTATACGGATTTTTTAACTGAAAACATTGGCTTTGCAGTCGCTGACGCCAGTGCCATCATCTGGATTGGCAGCATGCTGTTGATTTCGATGTTGTTTTATCTCTTCTTTGAGTTGTTCGATCCAATTGAGCTCGGGGAGCGCGGCGAGCGCATCACTGGTCAAAAATTTATCATCCAGCGGCTTAGACATCGGTGGCGGCGCCAGAAGCGGCTGAGCCAAGTTTTGGAAATCGCTGTCAGGAACGGCTTTTCTCGTACCATTCGCTATGCGAGGCACCGGGAAAGTAACCGGGATTTCGCTATCGCTTTCCGGGATACGCTGGAGCAAAGTGGAGGAATCTTCATCAAATTTGGGCAAGTGTTGTCCACGCGCACCGAGCTTTTTTCCCCGGTCTTCATCGAAGAACTCGAGACACTGCAGCAAGATGTCAAACCGCTGACAAGTGACCAAGTCACATTAATTTTAAAGAACTCTTTATCAACGAGTGTGGAAGACGTTTTTTCGGAATTCAATATGGATCCGCTGGCTGCCGGTTCTATTGGCCAAGTACACCAGGCTGTCCTAAGAAAAACACAGGAAGACGTCGTGGTTAAATTGCTGCGTCCTGAAGTCAAAGGTAGCATGCGCAATGATTTGGATATCCTCGTTGAGTTCGCCGATTGGGTCGCCAGCAAATCAAAATGGGCCGAAAATATTGGCTTCCGCGAACTGGCTATCGGCTTTGCTAATGGTCTGCGTGAAGAAATCAATTTTGAAATTGAAACCCGCAACACCATCCAAGTTGCCAACGCGCTGAAAAAAAGTGATTACCCCGTTAAAATACCACATGTTTACCGGGAGTACAGTAACGCCAACCTGATTGTCATGCAGTATTTTAAAGGAAAAAGCGTTTCACGGGGACAAGCAGTTTTTGATCACTTTCAAGTCGGCCCAAAAGAGTTTGGACGTATCGTATTGTTTTCCTTTTTCGAACAAATGCTGTTTTCTGGAATTTTTCATGCCGATCCGCATCCCGGCAATATCTTTATCGATGAACAAGATGGACAGCCCATTCTGCTGGATTTTGGTGCTGTCGGACGTCTTGCTGCTCCACAGCAAGACGGATTGAACCTCTTCATCATCGGTGTCCAACAAAATGACGCGGAGGTCATTTGTGACGCCATCAACGCATTGGTGGAAGACAATAGCCAGATTGATCGCCAAAAGCTCGAACAAGCGGTTGGGCAATTGCTGTTGAAGATCTCCTACGTCGACAAGATTCAGACTGAAGAACTGATCCACTCCATGTTTGATATCGTCCGAGAATTCGGCTTGGCGTTTTACCCTTCTGTCGGAATGGCGTTGCGCTCCTTGATCAGTTTAGATAGCACGCTGCATACCATCGACCCGAAATTCGATATGTTCACTGAAGCCAAGGTCTTTGCGAAAAAATACAAGACCGCTGTCTTGAAAAAACCATTCAAAGAACCACGCGAAACAAAGCAGAAAATTGAAGAAGAACTGGCGCTACTGATTCCGGAACTGATGAAATTGCCGAAACGAGCCGATCAGTTGATTCAACGCATCGAAGGCGGTAAGATGATACTCCATCATGACGTTTTCTCCGATAAGCACAATGCCAACTTTGTCCTTCAACTGTTCTCTCGGTTTGTGTTATTGTTTTCTGGGATCACTTTCGGGCTAATATCGGCAGCCCTACTAGCCATTGCACAGTTCATCAATACCGCCTACGCTGTTTACTTGAATACAGCCGCCTATACCGGATTGTTCCTGTGTGTTATCCTGCTCGTCAGGTTGTCCATTCAGGCGATACGCGATATGAAGCGAAGCACCACCTAG
- a CDS encoding NUDIX hydrolase, producing the protein MSLKTGTVRYLLLIQTGEGPFYWPLGGTIELWEPSANALKREFKEEIGADIQIVRSLNVLENIYALKEQTFHEITLIYEVEFEERHLLERDYFVVTGAGKKTTAKWVSLEELSLQETTLYPVVLLDLIKNMADTIKLK; encoded by the coding sequence GTGAGTCTTAAGACGGGGACAGTCCGTTATTTACTGCTCATTCAAACCGGAGAGGGGCCCTTTTACTGGCCATTGGGCGGAACCATCGAGCTTTGGGAACCTTCCGCTAATGCGCTGAAGAGAGAATTCAAAGAGGAAATTGGTGCCGATATTCAAATCGTGCGCTCCTTAAATGTACTGGAGAATATCTACGCGCTGAAAGAGCAAACCTTTCATGAAATCACGCTTATTTACGAAGTCGAATTTGAAGAACGTCACCTTTTGGAACGAGATTACTTCGTGGTTACCGGAGCAGGCAAAAAAACCACAGCAAAGTGGGTCAGCTTGGAAGAGTTATCGCTTCAAGAAACGACGCTTTATCCGGTCGTCCTGCTCGACCTCATTAAAAATATGGCTGATACTATCAAATTGAAGTGA
- a CDS encoding MBL fold metallo-hydrolase has product MGEWYTIKVYEKEHVLCVEGILEETRNKIFVYLVDGMLIDTGAEKLQEELVGFFNGHSFDQVVLTHHHEDHTGNAAWLQRDREVPFFIHPLGTEILKEDGEYPDYRKITWGNRKAIKTQPLGDRIRSRTLEWQVIHAPGHAEDHVTLFHESSGRLFTGDLFVSQKTRVMMKSESVPLLAASLRTLLALPFQSVFCSHAGFLENGRALLEQKLQHLETLQQNIVQLYEEGLHPSDIDRQIFQKIYPIIQFPEREWDTIHIVSSVVADYDDRKSRHLRPRANAL; this is encoded by the coding sequence ATGGGGGAATGGTACACGATCAAGGTCTATGAAAAAGAACACGTGCTGTGTGTGGAAGGGATTCTCGAAGAAACCCGCAACAAAATATTTGTCTATCTGGTTGACGGCATGCTGATCGATACTGGAGCAGAAAAACTGCAAGAAGAGTTGGTTGGTTTTTTCAATGGTCATTCATTCGATCAGGTGGTTCTCACGCATCATCATGAAGATCACACTGGAAATGCAGCATGGTTACAGCGAGATCGGGAGGTTCCGTTTTTTATTCATCCGCTCGGCACGGAGATACTTAAAGAAGATGGCGAATATCCAGACTACCGCAAGATTACGTGGGGAAATCGAAAAGCAATTAAAACACAGCCGCTTGGTGACCGCATCCGCTCACGTACACTCGAGTGGCAGGTCATTCATGCACCAGGACATGCAGAAGACCATGTAACTTTGTTTCACGAGAGTTCGGGGCGCTTGTTTACTGGAGACCTATTTGTGTCACAAAAAACGCGTGTCATGATGAAAAGTGAATCAGTCCCGCTCCTTGCGGCATCGCTACGGACCTTATTGGCTTTGCCATTTCAGTCGGTGTTCTGCAGCCATGCAGGTTTTCTGGAAAATGGTCGTGCTTTGCTGGAACAGAAATTGCAGCACTTGGAAACGCTTCAGCAAAACATCGTCCAGCTTTACGAAGAAGGCCTGCACCCAAGCGATATTGATCGCCAGATTTTTCAAAAAATTTATCCGATCATCCAGTTTCCAGAAAGAGAATGGGACACCATTCATATTGTTTCATCTGTCGTTGCAGACTATGACGATAGAAAAAGCCGACATTTGCGGCCAAGAGCCAATGCTTTGTGA
- a CDS encoding shikimate kinase encodes MKIYIIGSVGSGKTTLARKLSALLEIPHFETDNFVWQRQGGADVRRVESSRDGQFFSASHEDVEVCFPVLETKDGEGAVQLQAQFLDAEENVRLEPAPGKVVILKNQQQTKEFIADLVQFYI; translated from the coding sequence ATGAAGATTTACATCATCGGTTCAGTGGGGAGCGGTAAGACCACATTGGCACGCAAGCTGTCAGCACTTTTGGAGATTCCGCATTTTGAAACGGATAATTTTGTCTGGCAGCGACAGGGTGGCGCAGACGTCAGGAGGGTTGAGTCTAGTAGAGATGGACAATTTTTTTCAGCATCACATGAGGACGTTGAGGTTTGTTTCCCGGTACTTGAAACAAAAGATGGGGAAGGAGCGGTCCAATTACAAGCCCAGTTTCTCGATGCTGAGGAAAATGTTCGGTTGGAACCAGCCCCTGGAAAAGTGGTCATCCTTAAAAACCAACAACAGACAAAAGAATTTATAGCGGATTTAGTTCAATTCTATATATAA
- a CDS encoding SRPBCC family protein produces the protein MVYWNEQCVINASIDKVWALFSDEQLQTIMPQLEKHQLVKGPPNQVGSKYAQQNRMGNRLVSYVMEITAYEDSPEQKRKDIGFVAAGLFKISLSFALTRIDDEKTLFVYSGSNAGANLFGRTLLKLDQQNSSKQEVEDLMERVAMAAES, from the coding sequence ATGGTCTATTGGAATGAGCAATGTGTAATTAATGCGTCCATTGACAAAGTATGGGCATTGTTTTCGGATGAGCAGCTGCAGACCATTATGCCACAGTTGGAAAAACATCAATTGGTTAAAGGACCGCCAAATCAAGTTGGGTCGAAATATGCGCAGCAGAACCGGATGGGCAACCGTTTGGTCAGCTATGTCATGGAAATTACTGCCTATGAGGATTCGCCGGAGCAAAAACGCAAAGATATCGGGTTCGTGGCGGCTGGGCTATTCAAAATCTCCTTGAGCTTTGCACTGACACGGATAGACGACGAAAAAACGCTTTTCGTTTACAGTGGCTCCAATGCAGGCGCTAATTTATTCGGACGGACCTTACTGAAACTCGATCAGCAAAACAGTAGCAAGCAGGAAGTGGAGGATCTGATGGAGCGGGTTGCAATGGCTGCGGAATCATGA
- a CDS encoding SRPBCC family protein codes for MVKWKEEMVIGASIEKVWSLFKDDNIKLLMPKVEEHILLENSNDQLGAKHAQSYHEGTQLQTYIIETVGYEDLPDSKLKQTQFDMGQSFGVFYSFTLLKEDENRTRFIYEGVNKGKGLMGKAMLLSGSKKTRLQTVTAFMERVRDEALKL; via the coding sequence ATGGTTAAATGGAAAGAGGAAATGGTGATTGGTGCATCGATCGAAAAAGTCTGGAGTTTGTTCAAAGATGACAACATCAAACTATTGATGCCGAAAGTGGAAGAGCATATCCTGCTAGAAAATAGCAATGACCAGCTGGGTGCCAAGCATGCCCAAAGTTATCATGAAGGCACCCAGCTGCAAACCTATATCATCGAGACGGTGGGCTATGAAGACCTACCGGACAGCAAGCTTAAACAGACCCAATTCGATATGGGTCAGAGCTTCGGGGTGTTTTATTCGTTTACGCTGCTGAAAGAAGACGAAAACCGCACGAGGTTCATTTATGAAGGGGTCAACAAAGGCAAAGGACTGATGGGCAAGGCGATGCTGCTGTCAGGCAGCAAAAAGACCCGCCTGCAAACTGTCACGGCTTTCATGGAGCGGGTAAGAGATGAAGCGTTGAAATTGTAA
- a CDS encoding histidine phosphatase family protein, with amino-acid sequence MTIVCLIRHGETDWNALGKIQGKTDIPLNAAGTQQARQCGAYLTASDWDLIITSPLQRARQTAEIINETLGLPFVEMDEFVEKHFGDAEGLTFKERAFTFPDRHYPNQEDNGSFSERLATGLEIINDCYLDKRVLLVSHGGVINAILGKLSDGEIGSGKTRLLNACLSHIHFDENNWIIRNYNQVSHLEKSMSER; translated from the coding sequence ATGACCATCGTCTGCCTGATTCGCCACGGCGAAACGGATTGGAATGCATTAGGGAAAATCCAAGGGAAAACTGATATCCCCTTGAATGCTGCCGGCACACAGCAGGCAAGGCAATGCGGGGCGTATTTAACAGCCTCTGATTGGGATCTGATCATTACAAGTCCGCTTCAGCGTGCACGGCAAACCGCTGAAATCATCAATGAAACATTGGGACTGCCATTCGTCGAAATGGACGAGTTTGTGGAAAAGCATTTTGGTGACGCGGAAGGATTAACCTTTAAAGAGCGGGCCTTTACTTTTCCTGACCGGCATTATCCGAATCAGGAAGACAATGGCTCCTTCAGCGAACGACTCGCAACCGGTCTGGAAATCATCAATGACTGTTACCTGGATAAACGCGTATTGCTGGTCTCCCACGGCGGCGTCATCAATGCCATCCTTGGGAAGTTGTCGGACGGTGAAATCGGGTCCGGAAAAACTCGTCTGCTGAATGCCTGTCTCAGCCACATTCATTTTGACGAAAACAATTGGATCATTCGAAATTATAATCAGGTCAGCCACTTGGAGAAATCGATGAGTGAACGATAA